The Scomber japonicus isolate fScoJap1 chromosome 9, fScoJap1.pri, whole genome shotgun sequence genome includes a region encoding these proteins:
- the ranbp1 gene encoding ran-specific GTPase-activating protein, giving the protein MADPKDQEDHETSVDGTEDSNHDPQFEPIVSLPEQDVKTLEEDEEELFKMRAKLYRFASENEPPEWKERGTGDVKLLKHREKGTIRLLMRRDRTLKICANHNIVPMMELKPNAGSDRAWVWNTLADYADECPKPELLAIRFLNAENAQKFKVKFDECKEEVKKSQEGTEGTGDTDSANKVADKLEELSVKDKASEEKKEEDKKTEKKEDEKKEVKAEEKN; this is encoded by the exons ATGGCAGACCCGAAG GACCAGGAAGACCACGAAACCTCTGTAGACGGCACAGAGGACTCCAATCATGATCCCCAATTTGAGCCCATCGTGTCCCTTCCTGAGCAGGATGTGAAAACAttagaagaggatgaggaggaactCTTTAAAAT GCGGGCTAAACTATATCGGTTTGCCTCTGAGAACGAACCTCCCGAGTGGAAGGAGAGAGGCACTGGTGACGTCAAGCTGCTGAAACATAGAGAGAAGGGCACAATCCGCCTCCTGATGAGGAGAGACCGGACTTTGAAGATTTGTGCCAATCACAACA TTGTACCCATGATGGAGCTGAAGCCCAACGCAGGCAGTGACAGGGCCTGGGTGTGGAACACACTAGCAGATTATGCTGACGAATGCCCCAAACCTGAACTTCTGGCAATACgctttttaaatgcagaaa ATGCTCAGAAGTTCAAAGTGAAGTTTGATGAGTGCAAGGAGGAGGTCAAAAAATCTCAAGAGGGTACAGAGGGAACAG GTGACACTGATAGCGCAAACAAAGTGGCAGACAAGCTGGAGGAACTCTCTGTAAAGGACAAGGCatcagaggaaaagaaggaagaggacaAAAAGACTGAGAAGAAAGAAGATGAGAAAAAGGAGGTGAAGGCCGAGGAGAAGAATTGA
- the trmt2a gene encoding tRNA (uracil-5-)-methyltransferase homolog A, producing MADVSSSPVADAQAPKEKTDDVPQESTDDVKAEGESEVASDPSMYRYIKEDLFTSEIYKVEIRNLPKFIGFNDLKKFLAKHNLNPHKIKLFGRQTFAFVTFKNEEERDKAMKMVHGMQWKGQVLSVRLAKPKADPILRKRRQEEGEGAGGGQPPSKRTEGDEEEEPLSVKINNVVTPLWNVPYEEQLRRKEQEVVAVLQRLAKEIGGTNKAMLPWLFAQKGKYNKMCCPLEAIRPSPTQTEYRNKCEFLISVGADGEDKTIGFRLGKYKGGSCSVVGPADTCHVSAEAKRVVSEFQKFIRTTPYSVYSPETYEGHWKQLTVRTTRTKQAMAVVFFNPQKLEEEELNALKSSMRKYFTEGEGKDSGVTCLYFVREGQRTSPNPEDMPCELVAGEGCIHEELLGLKFRISPHSFFQVNTGAAEVLYSAVGEWAQLDEDSTVLDVCCGTGTIGISLAKRVRKVIGIEMCQEAVEDAKVNAKLNGLSNVEFHCGKAEDVFPNILNALVSPSITAIVDPPRAGLHSKVILAIRRAEHLKRLVYVACNAKAAMTNFIDLCRAPSNRVHGAPFRPVRAMAVDLFPQTMHVEMLLLLERVDYNSQQQQTSSNQEETAP from the exons ATGGCAGATGTTAGTAGCAGCCCTGTAGCTGATGCACAAGCTCCAAAGGAGAAGACTGATGATGTCCCCCAGGAGTCCACAGATGATGTCAAAGCTGAAGGAGAGAGCGAGGTGGCCTCTGACCCCAGCATGTACCGCTACATCAAAGAGGACCTCTTCACATCTGAGATCTACAAAGTAGAGATCAGGAACCTGCCCAAGTTCATCGGCTTCAATGACCTGAAGAAGTTCCTGGCCAAGCACAACCTTAACCCGCACAAGATCAAGCTGTTCGGCAGGCAGACGTTTGCTTTCGTCACCTTTAAGAATGAGGAGGAGCGTGACAAGGCCATGAAGATGGTGCACGGGATGCAGTGGAAGGGCCAGGTGCTGAGCGTCAGGCTGGCCAAGCCCAAAGCCGACCCCatcctgaggaagaggaggcaggaggagggagagggagcaggaggagggcaGCCCCCTTCCAAGCGGACAgagggggatgaggaggaggagccgcTCAGTGTCAAGATCAACAATGTGGTGACTCCTCTGTGGAACGTGCCTTATGAGGagcagctgaggaggaaggagcaggAGGTGGTGGCGGTTCTGCAGAGGCTAGCCAA GGAGATTGGTGGCACCAATAAAGCTATGCTGCCCTGGCTGTTTGCACAGAAaggaaaatacaacaaaatgtgtTGTCCTCTGGAAGCTATTCGACCATCTCCCACACAG ACAGAGTACAGAAACAAGTGCGAGTTCCTCATTTCAGTGGGTGCCGATGGCGAGGATAAGACCATCGGTTTCCGCCTGGGGAAGTATAAAGGTGGCTCGTGCTCCGTGGTGGGGCCGGCGGACACTTGCCACGTTTCGGCAGAGGCCAAGAGAGTCGTCAGCGAGTTCCAAAAGTTCATCAG AACGACACCGTACTCTGTGTACAGTCCTGAAACGTATGAAGGACACTGGAAGCAGCTGACTGTACGCACCACAAGGACCAAACAAGCCATGGCTGTAGTGTTCTTCAACCCACAG AAACTTGAGGAGGAGGAACTCAACGCATTGAAGAGCTCCATGAGGAAGTACTTCACAGAAGGAGAAGGGAAAGACAGCGGCGTCACCTGTCTTTACTTTGTCAGAGAGGGTCAAAG GACTTCTCCTAACCCTGAAGACATGCCTTGTGAGTTGGTGGCTGGAGAGGGCTGCATTCACGAGGAACTACTCGGTCTAAAATTCAGAATatctcctcactccttcttccag GTGAACACAGGAGCAGCAGAGGTACTGTACTCTGCAGTGGGGGAGTGGGCTCAGCTGGATGAGGACAGCACTGTGTTGGATGTGTGCTGTGGGACTGGAACCATCGGCATCTCTCTGGCTAAG agaGTGAGGAAGGTGATTGGGATCGAGATGTGCCAGGAAGCAGTGGAGGACGCCAAAGTTAATGCAAAGCTCAACG GTCTGAGTAATGTGGAGTTTCACTGTGGAAAAGCTGAGGATGTGTTCCCCAACATTCTCAACGCTCTCGTGTCTCCCAGCATCACAGCCATTGTGGATCCACCGAGGGCGGGCCTAC ATTCCAAGGTGATACTGGCCATCAGGAGAGCAGAGCATCTGAAGAGGCTGGTTTATGTTGCCTGCAATGCCAAAGCAGCCATGACCAACTTCATTGA CCTGTGCAGAGCGCCGTCCAACAGAGTTCATGGAGCTCCGTTCCGGCCGGTGCGAGCGATGGCCGTGGATCTGTTTCCTCAGACCATGCACGTGGAAATGCTCCTGCTGCTGGAAAGAGTGGACTACAattcccagcagcagcagaccagCAGCAATCAGGAAGAGACTGCTCCTTAG
- the zdhhc8b gene encoding palmitoyltransferase ZDHHC8B, which yields MPNSAGKRFKPTKYIPVSTAATLLVGSTTLFFVFTCPWLTKVISPAVPLYNGLVFLFVLANFSMATFMDPGVYPRADEDEDKDDDFRAPLYKNVEIKGIQVRMKWCATCHFYRPPRCSHCSVCDNCVEDFDHHCPWVNNCIGRRNYRYFFLFLLSLSVHMVGVFTFGLIFVLHHRERLGALHTTVTLVVMCIAGLFFIPVMGLTGFHMVLVARGRTTNEQVTGKFRGGVNPFTKGCCGNVEYVLCSPLAPRYMLDPRKKPHVKIQPPFIRPDFSDRQITIKISDNGIHSTIISSKSKVSLDRLDEKETQPPLPPKADRFNQLKSQLTSSEESSLSGKTHPSTPAMYKFRPSFGTMPKVHYHTAGEKIIMPDERKTSAIMEEGVRGHDYRSEPNLDLPEYTNAPLHRTFKSSPLQLDSDLNSRSLSLKQAHRRPEKGQLPALQPQTVTSTPYKSVFSPNTLSNRNGSLSYDSLLNPSISPATASECMSHRGMPSMGFHSPYLPTKMCHIREPEMQRQQVAPTYSPVMPPRGMGRQSPHPRDRDPSPVRYDNLSQTIMASIQERKEMEQREKRQMLHGRSQTHIYAQDSGMFEGSGGYGLPPNPCHQDGPRVPGSRGPTPPAYGGSRDNLMGVGLVSYGQRTPVLRHAGSTLGRAPRTSSTSLHTDHSSSNSSQGRATGLEGLYRSPAHQPHSPAMSRSPSYSHQKLSYISALERTDSPRLGGPREAMKINGQMDCHPSAQGSTLSPSRHSNVKKVTGVGGTTYEISV from the exons GTGCCCCTGGTTGACCAAGGTGATCTCTCCCGCTGTGCCCCTCTACAATGGCCTCGTCTTCCTCTTCGTCTTGGCCAACTTCAGCATGGCGACGTTCATGGACCCTGGTGTTTACCCCAGAg CGGACGAAGACGAGGACAAGGACGATGATTTCCGAGCACCACTCTACAAGAACGTGGAGATCAAGGGCATTCAAGTCCGGATGAAGTGGTGCGCCACCTGTCACTTCTACAGGCCGCCTCGCTGCTCGCACTGCAGCGTCTGCGACAactgtgtagag GACTTTGACCACCACTGTCCCTGGGTGAACAACTGCATTGGACGGAGAAACTACCGctacttcttcctcttcctgctgtcGCTGAGCGTCCACATGGTGGGAGTTTTCACCTTCGGCCTCATCTTCGTGCTGCACCACAGAGAGAGGCTGGGAGCGCTGCATACTACCGTCAC TCTGGTGGTGATGTGTATAGCTGGACTTTTCTTTATTCCCGTCATGGGTCTCACAGGTTTCCATATGGTGCTTGTGGCTCGAGGTCGAACAACCAATGAACAG GTGACGGGGAAGTTTCGTGGAGGAGTAAATCCCTTCACCAagggttgctgtggcaacgtgGAATATGTCTTATGTAGTCCTCTGGCTCCTAG GTACATGTTGGACCCCAGGAAAAAGCCTCATGTTAAAATTCAGCCCCCGTTCATCAGACCAGACTTCTCGGACAGGCAAATCACCATCAAGATCAGCGACAACGGCATCCATAGCACCATCATTAGCTCCAAG TCCAAAGTAAGCCTGGACCGTCTGGATGAAAAAGAAACCCAGCCACCGCTGCCACCCAAAGCTGACAGGTTCAACCAGCTGAAAAGCCAGCTGACCTCCAGCGAAG AAAGTTCTCTTTCTGGTAAGACCCACCCTTCCACTCCAGCCATGTACAAATTCAGGCCATCCTTTGGCACCATGCCGAAAGTCCACTACCACACTGCTGGAGAGAAG ATTATTATGCCAGATGAGCGGAAGACTTCAGCAATCATGGAAGAGGGTGTGCGTGGTCATGACTACCGCTCTGAGCCAAACCTGGACTTGCCTGAGTACACCAACGCTCCCCTCCACCGCACCTTCAAGTCCTCTCCCCTCCAGCTGGACTCTGACCTCAACTCCCGCTCACTCAGCCTGAAGCAGGCTCACCGTCGACCGGAGAAGGGGCAGCTGCCGGCCCTGCAGCCCCAGACAGTCACCTCCACCCCTTACAAGAGTGTCTTCTCTCCCAACACACTCTCCAACCGTAATGGAAGCCTGTCCTATGACAGCCTGCTCAACCCTAGCATCTCCCCAGCCACTGCCAGTGAGTGCATGTCCCACCGTGGTATGCCCTCCATGGGGTTCCACTCGCCCTACCTGCCCACCAAAATGTGCCACATCCGGGAACCTGAAATGCAGAGGCAGCAGGTTGCCCCCACTTACAGCCCAGTGATGCCACCCAGGGGGATGGGCAGGCAATCCCCTCACCCACGGGACAGGGACCCATCTCCAGTGCGCTACGACAACCTCTCCCAAACCATCATGGCTTCCATCCAGGAGCGAAAGGAGATGGAGCAGAGGGAGAAGCGGCAGATGCTGCACGGGCGCTCTCAGACCCACATCTACGCCCAGGACTCTGGCATGTTTGAAGGCTCAGGGGGGTATGGCCTACCCCCAAATCCTTGTCACCAAGATGGGCCTCGCGTCCCCGGCTCCAGAGGACCAACACCCCCGGCCTATGGAGGCTCCAGAGACAACCTGATGGGGGTTGGGCTGGTGAGCTATGGCCAGCGAACCCCTGTGTTGCGCCATGCCGGCTCCACTCTGGGCCGTGCCCCTAGGACTTCATCCACCTCCCTACACACAGATCACAGTAGTTCCAACAGCAGCCAGGGTAGGGCCACTGGCCTTGAGGGTCTTTATCGCTCTCCAGCCCACCAGCCACACTCCCCTGCTATGTCCCGATCCCCCTCCTACTCCCATCAGAAACTCTCATACATCAGTGCCCTTGAGAGGACAGACTCACCTCGTCTGGGGGGCCCAAG AGAGGCCATGAAAATTAATGGGCAGATGGACTGCCACCCGAGTGCCCAGGGTTCCACCCTCAGCCCCAGTCGCCACAGTAACGTCAAAAAGGTGACAGGTGTAGGAGGCACCACCTATGAGATATCAGTGTGA